One Streptomyces lincolnensis genomic region harbors:
- a CDS encoding endonuclease/exonuclease/phosphatase family protein, producing MPSKSSTRLAALTVAAVCSAASTVVLTSPAHAADVAVHDIQGTTRISPYAGQAVTGVTGIVTGVRTYGQSKGFWIQDPNPDANPATSEGVFVFTSSTPKGVAVGDAVTVSGTVSEYVPGGTSSGNQALTEIVRPTFTVVSSGNPVPAATVISARSVPDAYAPAGDPAASNSVNGLTLRPKKYALDLYESLEGMNVQVSDTRVVGATDPFTELWVTVKPRENANRRGGTVYGSYASQNTGRIQIQSLGATAEFPDANVGDTLTGATAGPLDYNQFGGYTLVANRIGTLKSAGLARETTEKQKKGELAVATYNVENLDPGDATFEEHAAAIVHNLKAPDIVSLEEIQDNDGAKNDGTVAADQTVTKLIDAIVAAGGPKYDWRSIDPVNNTDGGEPGGNIRQVFLFNPERVSFTDRAGGDATTAVGVTKDHGKAALTVSPGRIEPANAAWANSRKPLAGEFVFRGRTVFVIANHFNSKGGDQGLTSQYQPVARSSEVQRHQQATLVNAFVKDILATQKNADVVTLGDINDFEFSDTAKILESDGALWSAIKSLPKSERYSYVYQGNAQVLDQILVSPSIRKSCDFEYDSVHVNSEFHDQISDHDPQVLRFEP from the coding sequence TTGCCGAGCAAGTCTTCCACGCGTCTCGCCGCGCTCACCGTCGCCGCCGTCTGTTCCGCGGCGTCCACCGTCGTCCTCACCTCGCCCGCGCACGCCGCTGACGTCGCTGTTCACGACATCCAGGGCACCACCCGGATATCGCCGTACGCCGGTCAGGCGGTCACGGGCGTGACCGGCATCGTCACCGGCGTCCGCACCTACGGTCAGTCCAAGGGCTTCTGGATCCAGGATCCGAACCCGGACGCGAACCCGGCGACCAGTGAGGGCGTCTTCGTCTTCACCAGCTCCACGCCGAAGGGGGTCGCGGTCGGCGACGCCGTGACCGTCTCCGGCACGGTCTCGGAGTACGTGCCGGGCGGCACCTCCTCCGGCAACCAGGCGCTGACCGAAATCGTGCGCCCGACGTTCACCGTCGTCTCCAGCGGCAACCCGGTCCCGGCCGCCACCGTCATCTCCGCGCGGTCGGTGCCGGACGCCTACGCCCCGGCCGGCGACCCCGCCGCGAGCAACTCGGTCAACGGCCTGACCCTCCGGCCGAAGAAGTACGCCCTGGACCTCTACGAGTCCCTGGAGGGCATGAACGTCCAGGTCTCCGACACCCGCGTGGTCGGCGCCACCGACCCGTTCACCGAGCTGTGGGTCACGGTGAAGCCGCGCGAGAACGCCAACCGGCGCGGCGGCACGGTCTACGGCTCCTACGCGTCGCAGAACACCGGCCGCATCCAGATCCAGTCGCTGGGCGCCACCGCGGAGTTCCCCGACGCGAACGTCGGCGACACCCTCACCGGCGCCACCGCGGGCCCGCTCGACTACAACCAGTTCGGCGGTTACACCCTGGTCGCCAACAGGATCGGCACGCTGAAGAGCGCCGGTCTCGCGCGCGAGACGACCGAGAAGCAGAAGAAGGGCGAGCTGGCGGTCGCGACGTACAACGTCGAGAACCTCGACCCGGGCGACGCCACCTTCGAGGAGCACGCCGCCGCGATCGTGCACAACCTCAAGGCTCCCGACATCGTGTCCCTGGAGGAGATCCAGGACAACGACGGCGCGAAGAACGACGGCACGGTGGCCGCCGACCAGACGGTGACCAAGCTGATCGACGCGATCGTCGCGGCGGGCGGCCCGAAGTACGACTGGCGCTCCATCGACCCGGTGAACAACACCGACGGCGGCGAGCCGGGCGGCAACATCCGCCAGGTGTTCCTGTTCAACCCGGAGCGGGTCTCCTTCACCGACCGCGCGGGCGGCGACGCCACCACCGCCGTCGGCGTCACCAAGGACCACGGCAAGGCGGCCCTGACGGTCTCCCCCGGCCGGATCGAGCCGGCGAACGCCGCCTGGGCCAACAGCCGCAAGCCGCTGGCCGGCGAGTTCGTCTTCCGCGGCCGGACGGTCTTCGTGATCGCCAACCACTTCAACTCCAAGGGCGGCGACCAGGGTCTGACCTCGCAGTACCAGCCGGTGGCGCGCAGTTCGGAGGTCCAGCGCCACCAGCAGGCGACGCTGGTGAACGCCTTCGTCAAGGACATCCTGGCCACCCAGAAGAACGCGGACGTCGTCACCCTCGGCGACATCAACGACTTCGAGTTCTCCGACACCGCGAAGATCCTGGAGAGCGACGGCGCCCTCTGGTCGGCGATCAAGTCGCTGCCGAAGAGCGAGCGTTACTCCTACGTCTACCAGGGCAACGCGCAGGTCCTGGACCAGATCCTGGTCAGCCCGTCGATCCGGAAGTCCTGCGACTTCGAGTACGACAGCGTGCACGTCAACTCGGAGTTCCACGACCAGATCAGCGACCACGACCCGCAGGTCCTGCGTTTCGAGCCGTAG
- a CDS encoding Crp/Fnr family transcriptional regulator: MRVTLRIGGVRMDAAAAERLLQEARRHWRGGSFLGGLGPAAQLALVGRGQRAAFPRGTLLIREGEPASDVFLLLSSYVKVTAALAGGGWSLLAVRTGGDLVGELAGMAGVPRSASVMACGSEPVTAVRLAWGDFDEVKDAHPVVQHGLQESVGRKLAAATRRRIDYNRRSPKGRLARVLVEMADDFGQSVRGRDIILPVDLKQVEWGDLIGVSESTAYRALRELRGLVDAQHRRIIVTDLPGLRTVAGTE, from the coding sequence GTGCGGGTCACCCTTCGGATCGGCGGAGTGCGCATGGACGCGGCTGCTGCTGAACGACTGCTCCAGGAGGCGCGCCGCCACTGGCGCGGCGGCAGCTTCCTCGGCGGCCTGGGTCCGGCCGCCCAACTCGCCCTCGTCGGGCGCGGACAGCGGGCCGCCTTCCCGCGCGGCACCCTGCTGATCCGGGAGGGCGAGCCCGCCTCGGACGTCTTCCTGCTGCTCTCCTCCTACGTCAAGGTCACCGCCGCCCTGGCGGGCGGCGGCTGGAGCCTGCTCGCCGTACGTACCGGCGGCGACCTGGTGGGGGAGCTCGCCGGGATGGCCGGAGTGCCGCGCAGCGCGTCGGTCATGGCCTGCGGCAGCGAACCGGTGACGGCGGTGCGGCTCGCGTGGGGCGACTTCGACGAGGTGAAGGACGCCCATCCGGTCGTACAGCACGGCCTCCAGGAGTCCGTCGGCCGGAAGCTGGCGGCGGCCACCCGGCGCCGTATCGACTACAACCGCAGGAGTCCGAAAGGGCGGTTGGCCCGGGTGCTGGTGGAGATGGCCGACGACTTCGGTCAATCGGTGCGCGGGCGCGACATCATCCTTCCGGTTGACCTGAAACAGGTGGAGTGGGGCGACCTGATCGGGGTCTCGGAGAGCACGGCGTACCGGGCGCTCAGGGAGCTGCGCGGCCTCGTCGACGCCCAGCACCGGCGGATCATCGTCACGGACCTGCCGGGGCTGCGGACGGTGGCCGGAACCGAGTGA
- a CDS encoding phage holin family protein, translating to MTGTTAPRPTHDEHHSVGDLVGQATEQLSRLVRQEVALAKEELTEKGRRAGRGGGLIGAAGAVAYAGFLALAATAAAALSLALPVWAAALIVTAVLFALAGLLAATGRAQLRRAAPPTPEEALGSVRADVEEIRERAHR from the coding sequence GTGACCGGTACCACGGCCCCCAGGCCGACCCACGACGAACACCACTCGGTGGGCGACCTCGTCGGACAGGCCACCGAACAGCTCTCCCGGCTCGTACGGCAGGAAGTCGCCCTCGCCAAGGAAGAACTGACCGAGAAGGGACGCCGGGCGGGACGCGGCGGCGGACTGATCGGCGCCGCGGGCGCCGTCGCCTACGCCGGTTTCCTCGCCCTGGCGGCCACGGCCGCCGCCGCACTCTCGCTGGCGCTGCCCGTCTGGGCCGCGGCGCTCATCGTGACGGCCGTGCTGTTCGCGCTCGCCGGTCTGCTCGCGGCGACCGGCCGCGCCCAGCTGCGGCGCGCCGCACCGCCCACACCCGAGGAGGCCCTCGGGAGCGTCAGGGCCGATGTCGAGGAGATCAGGGAAAGGGCGCACCGATGA
- a CDS encoding SRPBCC family protein: MSQDAPREFEIAREFEVDATPEEVWQAITTGTGGYLWPMEPPEPRVGGRGPFGSTITAWDPPHRYTNRVEDVDGISEQTMNQLDYTVEPRDDGRRAWVRYVHSGIFVDDWDNQYDGAAKHTDFYLHTLREYLVRFAPRPAAFATFDGPEASKAADALAAVGRALGVGEDVPAGTRVTVHGPDEFEAVVDYRDPYFIGLRTDRGLTRVFGRNHWGHPVGISLHDFTPGTDIKECETAWQGWLNGVFDQP; encoded by the coding sequence ATGTCCCAGGACGCGCCCAGGGAATTCGAGATCGCCCGCGAGTTCGAGGTCGACGCCACGCCGGAGGAGGTGTGGCAGGCGATCACCACCGGAACCGGTGGCTATCTGTGGCCGATGGAGCCGCCGGAGCCCCGGGTCGGCGGCCGCGGGCCCTTCGGGTCCACCATCACCGCGTGGGACCCGCCGCACCGCTACACCAACCGCGTCGAGGACGTCGACGGCATCTCCGAGCAGACGATGAACCAGCTCGACTACACCGTCGAGCCCCGCGACGACGGCCGTCGCGCCTGGGTGCGGTACGTGCACAGCGGGATCTTCGTCGACGACTGGGACAACCAGTACGACGGCGCCGCCAAGCACACCGACTTCTACCTGCACACCCTGCGCGAGTACCTGGTCCGCTTCGCGCCCCGCCCGGCCGCCTTCGCCACCTTCGACGGGCCCGAGGCGTCGAAGGCCGCCGACGCCCTGGCCGCCGTGGGACGGGCGCTCGGCGTCGGGGAGGACGTGCCCGCGGGTACACGCGTGACGGTCCATGGCCCTGACGAGTTCGAGGCCGTGGTCGATTACCGCGACCCGTACTTCATCGGCCTGCGCACCGACCGGGGCCTCACCCGTGTGTTCGGGCGCAACCACTGGGGCCACCCGGTCGGCATCTCCCTGCACGACTTCACCCCGGGCACGGACATCAAGGAGTGCGAGACCGCGTGGCAGGGCTGGCTGAACGGCGTGTTCGACCAGCCCTGA
- a CDS encoding YihY/virulence factor BrkB family protein — MDEKAEETGRAEEPEMDSPSELPARSWRAVARRTFKELLDDELADRAAALTYYGVLSLFPALLVMVSLLGVVGQRATDKILDNIGDLAPGPARDILRDAVVQLGDSGGTGSVLAILGLLAALWSASGYVAAFIRTSNAVYDLPEGRPVWKLTPLRLALTVVLMLMLAASALIVVFTGPLAERAGTTIGLGDEAITAWGIAKWPVLLLLVILMIALLYWAAPNVRGRGFRWISPGSVLATLIWLAASAGFALYAANFGSYNKTYGTLAGAIIFLVWLWLTNLAILLGLEFDAELARERAISDGQPPTQEPYVEPRDTRKWPARLRAARGK; from the coding sequence ATGGACGAGAAGGCCGAAGAGACGGGCCGGGCCGAGGAGCCCGAGATGGACAGTCCTTCCGAGTTGCCCGCACGGTCGTGGCGGGCGGTGGCGCGGCGCACGTTCAAGGAGCTGCTGGACGACGAACTGGCCGACCGGGCCGCCGCGTTGACGTACTACGGCGTCCTGTCCCTGTTCCCGGCGCTGCTGGTGATGGTGTCCCTGCTGGGTGTGGTGGGACAGCGGGCGACGGACAAGATCCTCGACAACATCGGGGACCTCGCCCCGGGGCCGGCCCGGGACATCCTGCGCGACGCGGTGGTCCAGCTGGGCGACAGCGGCGGTACGGGCAGTGTGCTGGCCATCCTCGGCCTGCTCGCCGCGCTGTGGTCCGCGTCCGGGTACGTCGCCGCGTTCATCCGTACGTCCAACGCGGTGTACGACCTGCCCGAGGGCCGTCCGGTGTGGAAGCTGACCCCGCTGCGGCTGGCCCTGACCGTGGTCCTGATGCTGATGCTGGCCGCGAGCGCGCTGATCGTGGTGTTCACGGGTCCGCTGGCCGAGCGGGCCGGCACGACGATCGGACTCGGCGACGAGGCGATCACGGCGTGGGGCATCGCCAAGTGGCCGGTGCTGCTGCTTCTGGTGATCCTGATGATCGCCCTGCTGTACTGGGCCGCCCCCAACGTCCGTGGCCGCGGCTTCCGCTGGATCAGCCCGGGCAGTGTCCTCGCCACCCTGATCTGGCTCGCCGCCTCGGCCGGCTTCGCCCTCTACGCCGCCAACTTCGGCTCCTACAACAAGACCTACGGCACCCTCGCCGGCGCCATCATCTTCCTCGTCTGGCTCTGGCTCACCAACCTCGCCATCCTCCTCGGCCTCGAATTCGACGCGGAACTCGCCCGCGAGCGCGCGATCTCCGACGGCCAGCCACCGACGCAAGAGCCGTACGTGGAACCCCGCGACACCCGAAAGTGGCCGGCACGGTTGAGGGCGGCGCGAGGGAAGTGA
- a CDS encoding ArsR/SmtB family transcription factor, translated as MLDVTVIEDPEAAAVSLDPIRARLLAELAAGPASAAMLAGQVGLPRQKVNYHLKALERHGLVELADERRKGNVTERLMRATAASYVISPLALAAVQPDPDRFRDQLSARWLLALGARLVRDVGSLITGATKAQQRLATYALDGEVRFASAAERAAFVQELTAGVTALIRKYDAPDAEGGRDHRIVVALHPTLKQTEQTEQTEQD; from the coding sequence ATGCTGGACGTCACCGTGATCGAGGACCCCGAGGCCGCAGCCGTCTCCCTGGACCCCATCAGGGCCAGGCTGCTCGCCGAGCTGGCGGCCGGCCCCGCGTCGGCCGCCATGCTGGCCGGTCAGGTCGGGCTGCCCCGCCAGAAGGTGAACTACCACCTCAAGGCACTGGAGCGGCACGGCCTGGTCGAACTGGCCGACGAGCGCCGCAAGGGCAACGTCACCGAGCGGCTGATGCGGGCGACCGCCGCGTCGTACGTCATCTCGCCGCTCGCGCTCGCCGCCGTGCAGCCGGACCCGGACCGCTTCCGGGACCAGCTCTCCGCGCGCTGGCTGCTCGCGCTCGGCGCCCGGCTGGTCCGGGACGTCGGCTCGCTGATCACCGGCGCCACGAAGGCACAGCAACGGCTCGCGACGTACGCGCTGGACGGCGAGGTGCGCTTCGCCTCGGCCGCCGAACGGGCCGCGTTCGTCCAGGAGTTGACGGCGGGAGTCACCGCCCTGATCCGCAAGTACGACGCTCCGGACGCCGAGGGCGGCCGTGACCACCGGATCGTCGTGGCCCTCCATCCCACGCTCAAGCAGACCGAGCAGACCGAGCAGACCGAGCAGGATTAG
- a CDS encoding DUF3618 domain-containing protein, translated as MTDKAAQGRQPGGGAAEEIGAKGPDELRRQIERTRSELGDTVEELAEKMDVKGRARARAADLRDKAGAMTVQLRSSAAHAGHLMQERASHAGHTVQDKASHAGHAVQERATHAGHVVQDKASRTGHTAQDKVTRTGHTLERRAEHGVPWPARPVVQAAIRHPRPALVIGAAVGFVVVVAWRYPRR; from the coding sequence ATGACGGACAAGGCGGCACAGGGACGGCAACCGGGTGGCGGGGCCGCGGAGGAGATCGGCGCCAAGGGGCCCGACGAGCTGCGGCGGCAGATCGAACGCACCCGCAGTGAACTCGGCGACACGGTGGAGGAGTTGGCGGAAAAGATGGATGTCAAGGGACGCGCACGGGCCCGGGCGGCCGACCTCCGGGACAAGGCGGGCGCGATGACGGTCCAGCTCCGCAGCAGCGCCGCGCACGCCGGCCACCTGATGCAGGAGCGGGCGTCGCACGCCGGGCACACCGTGCAGGACAAGGCCTCGCACGCCGGGCACGCGGTGCAGGAGCGGGCCACGCACGCCGGGCACGTCGTACAGGACAAGGCCTCGCGGACCGGTCACACCGCCCAGGACAAGGTGACACGGACAGGCCACACGCTGGAGCGCCGGGCGGAGCACGGAGTCCCGTGGCCCGCCCGACCCGTCGTCCAGGCGGCGATCCGGCACCCCCGCCCCGCCCTCGTCATCGGCGCGGCCGTCGGATTCGTCGTGGTGGTGGCGTGGCGGTACCCCCGGCGGTGA
- a CDS encoding alkaline phosphatase PhoX, with product MSLTRRDFARTSAITGAGVALAGSVGALATAPNALASTETEGAETSAQTYGGVGYGPLIPDPEGILALPAGFRYRVITHSGKTKLESDEFTPSNHDGTAAFDGPRGTTLLVNNHELKGPRANWTYPVPLTEGLVYDPAASGGCTVVEVRPDGRVAEWVGIAGTSTNCAGGSTPWGTWLTCEENSDRAGTNGMTKDHGYVFEVDPIDRRANKNPKPLKFFGRYDHEAVVIDPKRGHAYLTEDDSEPNGLFFRWTPPKGFEHGRGKFRTLADDAGVLQAPRCFDSGGKYVDDLSRATKTGTVYGVDWVDVPDRDGKTVEVRKQFGEGEITRARKLEGMWWGDGGAYIVSSYAREESPVQHDGQVWFYDPKRRTLTLKVLLGVNPDPSKDGAFDGPDNITVSPYGGLVIAEDGEGVSHLFGATDSGRTYPIARNDLNIGTEEEPEYSEFTGVTFSCDGRTLYANIQDPGIMVAITGPWKRQKRG from the coding sequence ATGTCGCTCACCCGCAGGGACTTCGCCAGAACGTCCGCGATCACCGGTGCCGGTGTCGCGCTGGCGGGCAGTGTCGGCGCCCTCGCCACCGCTCCGAACGCCCTCGCCTCCACCGAGACCGAGGGCGCGGAGACCTCCGCACAGACCTACGGCGGAGTCGGCTACGGCCCGCTGATCCCCGACCCCGAGGGCATCCTCGCGCTGCCCGCCGGGTTCCGGTACCGCGTCATCACCCACAGCGGAAAGACCAAGCTGGAGTCGGACGAGTTCACCCCCTCCAACCATGACGGCACCGCCGCCTTCGACGGCCCGCGCGGCACCACCCTCCTCGTCAACAACCACGAGCTGAAGGGCCCGCGCGCGAACTGGACGTACCCCGTCCCGCTCACCGAGGGCCTCGTCTACGACCCCGCCGCGTCCGGCGGCTGCACGGTCGTCGAGGTCCGCCCCGACGGACGCGTCGCCGAGTGGGTCGGCATCGCCGGCACCTCCACCAACTGCGCGGGCGGCAGCACCCCCTGGGGCACCTGGCTCACCTGCGAGGAGAACTCCGACCGCGCCGGCACCAACGGCATGACCAAGGACCACGGCTACGTCTTCGAGGTCGACCCCATCGACCGGCGCGCCAACAAGAACCCCAAGCCCCTGAAGTTCTTCGGCCGCTACGACCACGAGGCCGTCGTCATCGACCCCAAGCGCGGCCACGCCTACCTCACCGAGGACGACAGCGAGCCCAACGGCCTCTTCTTCCGCTGGACCCCGCCCAAGGGCTTCGAACACGGCCGCGGGAAGTTCCGCACCCTCGCCGACGACGCCGGTGTCCTCCAGGCCCCCAGGTGCTTCGACTCCGGCGGCAAGTACGTCGACGACCTCTCCCGCGCCACGAAGACCGGCACGGTCTACGGCGTCGACTGGGTGGACGTACCGGACCGCGACGGCAAGACGGTCGAGGTGCGCAAGCAGTTCGGCGAGGGCGAGATCACCCGTGCGCGCAAGCTGGAGGGCATGTGGTGGGGCGACGGCGGCGCCTACATCGTCTCCTCCTACGCCCGTGAGGAGAGCCCCGTCCAGCACGACGGCCAGGTCTGGTTCTACGACCCCAAGCGCCGCACGCTCACCCTGAAGGTGCTCCTCGGCGTCAACCCCGACCCCTCCAAGGACGGCGCGTTCGACGGCCCCGACAACATCACCGTCTCCCCCTACGGCGGCCTCGTCATCGCCGAGGACGGCGAGGGCGTCTCCCACCTCTTCGGCGCCACCGACAGCGGCCGCACCTACCCGATCGCCCGCAACGACCTGAACATCGGCACCGAAGAGGAGCCGGAATACAGCGAGTTCACCGGCGTCACCTTCTCGTGCGACGGGCGGACCCTGTACGCAAACATCCAGGACCCGGGCATCATGGTGGCCATTACCGGGCCGTGGAAGCGGCAGAAGCGCGGCTGA
- a CDS encoding antibiotic biosynthesis monooxygenase produces MTRRTENHPDLTRADAGARLFSTWRVGTPLRQRQTVEAIARTWERRPWPADGLLGYHVYTGEDASSLLHYSQWRDEQAYEAFTKVHRQERNDEIDTAVPGIERLWLGRYRHYRSGTRDGDTRVPGCVVIVDIEFESPDPDRQRAWVDAVFEALESESHLHPGGMSAHFHLSTDGTRVLNYAEWESAQAHIEALAAPGAGIGSATEKWERVQTWPGLKHTTVSRYDHALGLVPD; encoded by the coding sequence ATGACCCGCCGTACCGAGAACCACCCCGACCTCACCCGCGCCGACGCCGGAGCCCGCCTGTTCAGCACGTGGCGGGTGGGCACCCCGCTGCGGCAGCGGCAGACCGTGGAGGCGATCGCCCGCACCTGGGAGCGCCGCCCCTGGCCCGCCGACGGCCTGCTCGGCTACCACGTCTACACCGGCGAGGACGCCTCCAGCCTGCTCCACTACTCGCAGTGGAGGGACGAGCAGGCCTACGAGGCCTTCACCAAGGTCCACCGGCAGGAGCGCAACGACGAGATCGACACCGCCGTACCCGGCATCGAACGGCTCTGGCTCGGCCGCTACCGGCATTACCGCAGCGGCACCCGGGACGGCGACACCCGGGTCCCGGGCTGTGTCGTGATCGTCGACATCGAGTTCGAGAGCCCGGACCCCGACCGGCAGCGCGCCTGGGTCGACGCCGTCTTCGAGGCGCTGGAGAGCGAGTCGCACCTCCACCCCGGCGGGATGTCCGCCCACTTCCACCTCAGCACCGACGGCACCCGCGTCCTCAACTACGCCGAGTGGGAGAGCGCCCAGGCCCACATCGAGGCGCTCGCCGCCCCGGGCGCCGGCATCGGTTCCGCGACGGAGAAGTGGGAGCGCGTACAGACCTGGCCGGGCTTGAAGCACACCACGGTCAGCCGCTACGACCACGCGCTCGGCCTGGTTCCCGACTAG